A genomic window from Glaciihabitans sp. INWT7 includes:
- a CDS encoding sugar isomerase domain-containing protein encodes MPETVTQSDLDSAFTREVQSRIEALAASAQAGAFDDAISLFVEAIGHGGVIQAFGTGHSEAFAMEIAGRAGGLIPTKKIALRDVVLRGSLDISALGGSSLERNPDIAAELFAIADAGPDDVFVIASNSGVNGSIVGLALEAKQHGHPVIAVTSLDHTMRVEPKHASGKRLRDVADVVIDNLAPFGDATIELSGGIPVGAVSSITAAYIAQILTIGTAQRIAAQGSTPPLYISANIPGGDEHNKALELQYNITRNA; translated from the coding sequence GTGCCAGAAACCGTCACCCAGTCCGACCTGGACAGCGCCTTCACCCGCGAGGTCCAGTCTCGAATCGAGGCTCTCGCGGCGAGCGCCCAGGCCGGTGCCTTCGATGACGCCATCAGCCTGTTCGTCGAGGCGATCGGGCACGGTGGAGTGATCCAGGCCTTCGGCACGGGGCACTCGGAGGCCTTCGCCATGGAGATCGCCGGCCGTGCCGGTGGTCTCATCCCCACCAAGAAGATCGCCCTTCGCGACGTGGTGCTTCGCGGCAGCCTCGACATCAGCGCCCTCGGCGGCTCCTCCCTCGAACGCAACCCCGACATCGCCGCGGAGCTGTTCGCCATCGCGGACGCCGGCCCCGATGACGTCTTCGTGATCGCGTCCAACTCCGGCGTCAACGGCTCGATCGTCGGCCTCGCCCTCGAAGCGAAGCAGCACGGTCATCCGGTGATCGCGGTGACCAGCCTCGACCACACCATGCGGGTCGAGCCGAAGCACGCCAGCGGCAAGCGCCTCCGCGATGTGGCAGACGTCGTGATCGACAATCTCGCCCCCTTCGGCGACGCGACCATCGAGCTCTCCGGTGGAATCCCGGTCGGCGCGGTCTCCTCGATCACCGCGGCCTACATCGCCCAGATCCTCACCATCGGCACGGCCCAGCGGATCGCCGCGCAGGGTTCGACGCCTCCCCTCTATATCTCGGCGAACATCCCGGGCGGAGACGAGCACAACAAAGCCCTCGAACTGCAGTACAACATCACCCGCAACGCCTGA
- the ngcE gene encoding N-acetylglucosamine/diacetylchitobiose ABC transporter substrate-binding protein translates to MSNTSLTNAAVTKAAEPFQRRQFLRGALAVGVFIPATGMLASCVGGGGTTAAPGGTVSAKNPFGMADKSTVDAVIFKGGYGIAYAEFAGKVVEKAQAGSTVKVTAATNIAQSLQPRFVGGNPPDVIDNSGANLIGINTIRGQLEDLTSVIEAKNLEGKVIKDTLYAGVIEPGTFDGKFVQLNYVLTVYAMWYSASLFETNGWTVPTTYEEALALGAQAKAQGKYLFGWGKEAATYYQTMAIASAIKEGGDDVRLALENLKDGCWSLQPIQDVFTGLKKIIDAGYMQPGGAGTQFTAAQAQWSNEEKFLLYPSGGWIENEMKTQTKEGFKMTGAPELTVTTSPKFPQKALHSTAGEGYIVPSQAKNAAGGKEFLRAMLSNEAAVNFAKTTFSSTIVKGTIPADGFGSTALVSQVKLLEGAGSDVFSWNFVDLYGLNTDQLVVWNTFLQGGSSVAQLTTSLQQITDKVRNDSSVKKVTVK, encoded by the coding sequence ATGAGCAACACCTCTTTGACGAACGCAGCAGTGACTAAGGCAGCCGAGCCCTTCCAGCGCCGCCAGTTCCTGCGCGGCGCCCTCGCTGTCGGCGTCTTCATTCCCGCCACCGGGATGCTCGCATCCTGCGTGGGCGGCGGGGGCACCACCGCGGCACCGGGCGGCACCGTGTCGGCCAAGAACCCCTTCGGCATGGCAGACAAGTCCACCGTCGACGCTGTCATCTTCAAGGGCGGTTACGGAATCGCCTACGCCGAATTCGCCGGCAAGGTAGTGGAGAAGGCACAGGCCGGATCCACGGTGAAAGTCACCGCCGCCACCAACATCGCTCAGTCCCTCCAGCCACGGTTCGTCGGCGGCAACCCGCCGGACGTGATCGACAACAGCGGCGCCAACCTCATCGGTATCAACACCATCCGCGGCCAGCTCGAGGACCTCACCTCTGTGATCGAGGCCAAGAACCTCGAGGGCAAGGTGATCAAGGACACGCTGTACGCCGGTGTGATCGAGCCCGGTACCTTCGACGGCAAGTTCGTGCAGCTCAACTACGTGCTCACGGTCTATGCCATGTGGTACTCGGCATCGCTCTTCGAGACCAACGGGTGGACGGTTCCCACCACCTACGAGGAAGCTCTCGCCCTCGGGGCGCAGGCGAAGGCACAGGGCAAGTACCTATTCGGCTGGGGCAAGGAAGCGGCCACCTACTACCAGACGATGGCCATCGCCTCCGCGATCAAGGAGGGCGGCGACGACGTGCGCCTCGCCCTCGAGAACCTGAAGGACGGATGCTGGTCGCTCCAGCCCATCCAGGATGTGTTCACCGGGCTCAAGAAGATCATCGACGCCGGCTACATGCAGCCCGGTGGCGCTGGAACGCAGTTCACTGCGGCCCAGGCCCAGTGGAGCAATGAGGAGAAGTTCCTCCTCTACCCCTCGGGCGGCTGGATCGAAAACGAGATGAAGACGCAGACCAAGGAGGGCTTCAAGATGACCGGAGCTCCCGAGCTCACGGTGACCACCTCGCCGAAGTTCCCGCAGAAGGCTCTTCACTCCACCGCGGGTGAGGGGTACATCGTGCCGTCCCAGGCCAAGAACGCGGCCGGCGGCAAGGAGTTCCTGCGCGCGATGCTGTCGAACGAGGCGGCGGTCAACTTCGCCAAGACGACCTTCTCGTCCACCATCGTCAAGGGCACCATCCCCGCCGACGGCTTCGGCTCGACCGCACTGGTTTCGCAGGTGAAGCTTCTCGAGGGCGCCGGCAGCGACGTCTTCTCCTGGAACTTCGTCGACCTCTACGGACTCAACACCGACCAGCTCGTGGTGTGGAACACCTTCCTGCAGGGCGGTTCCTCTGTCGCCCAGCTCACCACCTCCCTTCAGCAGATCACCGACAAGGTGCGCAACGACAGTTCAGTGAAGAAGGTCACGGTCAAATGA
- a CDS encoding carbohydrate ABC transporter permease, with amino-acid sequence MTAVVPPTTAPGGGRGSTARRFGRRDLTFDKISFMLVFLVLPVVGYVLFVVWPFIQAFYYSLTDWSGFTPGMNFVGFVNYGKILSDNIFLTAMRNSVTLLFVLPVVTLVISLVFATLVTIGGPSQGPIRGLRNSSLYRVVSFFPYVIPAIVIGIIWSQVYTPGGLLNGVLTGVGLTQFQSFAWLGDPRTAMVATIFVIVWSLVGFYMVLFIAAIKGIPAEVFEAARIDGAGRLRTAVTITIPLLRDNIQTAYIYMGILALDAFVYMSALNPGGGPNNTTLVMSQQLFTTAFTKGQFGVACAMGVVLAVITLVFATIVFLVNRLTGGSNEVAE; translated from the coding sequence ATGACAGCTGTCGTCCCTCCGACGACAGCGCCGGGCGGTGGACGTGGGTCCACCGCCCGGCGGTTCGGCCGCCGTGACCTGACCTTCGACAAGATCAGCTTCATGCTGGTCTTCCTCGTGTTGCCGGTGGTCGGGTACGTGCTCTTCGTCGTGTGGCCATTCATCCAGGCGTTCTACTACTCGCTCACCGACTGGTCGGGATTCACCCCGGGCATGAACTTCGTCGGCTTCGTCAATTACGGCAAGATCCTCAGCGACAACATCTTCCTCACGGCCATGCGCAACAGCGTCACGCTGCTGTTCGTGCTGCCTGTCGTCACTCTCGTGATCAGCCTCGTCTTCGCGACCCTCGTCACCATCGGCGGGCCGAGCCAGGGACCGATCCGCGGGCTGCGCAACTCGAGCCTCTACCGGGTGGTCTCCTTCTTCCCCTACGTGATCCCCGCTATCGTGATCGGCATCATCTGGAGCCAGGTCTACACTCCCGGCGGTCTGCTGAACGGTGTCCTGACCGGCGTCGGGCTCACCCAGTTCCAGTCCTTCGCCTGGCTCGGGGATCCCCGCACCGCGATGGTCGCCACGATCTTCGTGATCGTGTGGAGCCTCGTCGGCTTCTACATGGTGTTGTTCATCGCGGCGATCAAGGGCATCCCGGCCGAGGTCTTCGAAGCTGCGCGCATCGACGGAGCCGGGCGGCTCCGCACGGCGGTCACCATCACGATCCCGCTGTTGCGCGACAACATCCAGACCGCCTACATCTACATGGGCATCCTCGCGCTGGATGCCTTCGTCTACATGTCGGCGCTCAACCCCGGTGGCGGCCCCAACAACACCACGCTCGTGATGTCTCAGCAGCTGTTCACGACGGCCTTCACCAAAGGGCAGTTCGGAGTCGCCTGTGCGATGGGCGTCGTGCTCGCCGTGATCACCCTGGTCTTCGCGACGATCGTCTTCCTGGTGAACCGGCTCACCGGCGGATCGAACGAGGTAGCAGAATGA
- a CDS encoding carbohydrate ABC transporter permease, translating into MSTVKLAGTAASRRRSTSTGDRVVGGVSHTVLTLWSIVVVVPLLWTVMSSFKTSKEIFASPFSLPTRFSFDNYVNAWTTAGIGSFLLNTIFVVFGALIVTMLFGSMCAYVLARFQFPGSRAIYYLMLAGLTFPIFLAIVPLFFVLRSIGLLNTLPGLILTYAAFALPFTVFFLFSFFKSLSNSIAEAAALDGAGEWRTFFQVMLPMARPGLATVAILNFVGLWNQFLLPVALNSDPKNYVLTQGMATFASQAGYSVDFGALFAGVVITIIPVFIVYLIFQRQLQGSVSQGTNK; encoded by the coding sequence ATGAGCACCGTGAAACTGGCCGGCACGGCCGCATCCCGCCGCCGGTCGACAAGCACGGGCGACCGGGTGGTCGGCGGTGTCTCGCATACCGTGCTGACCCTCTGGTCGATCGTCGTCGTCGTGCCGCTGCTCTGGACGGTCATGTCGTCGTTCAAGACCAGCAAGGAGATCTTCGCGTCGCCGTTCAGTCTGCCGACGCGTTTCAGCTTCGACAACTATGTCAACGCCTGGACCACGGCCGGCATCGGCAGCTTCTTGCTCAACACGATCTTCGTGGTGTTCGGTGCGCTGATCGTGACGATGCTGTTCGGGTCCATGTGCGCCTACGTGCTCGCGCGCTTCCAGTTTCCGGGCAGTCGGGCCATCTACTACCTGATGCTGGCCGGCCTCACCTTCCCGATCTTCCTCGCGATTGTGCCGCTCTTCTTCGTGCTGCGGAGCATCGGACTGCTCAACACGCTGCCCGGGCTCATCCTCACCTATGCGGCCTTCGCGTTGCCCTTCACGGTGTTCTTCCTGTTCTCGTTCTTCAAGTCGCTGTCGAACTCGATAGCCGAGGCGGCGGCCCTGGATGGCGCGGGCGAGTGGCGCACGTTCTTCCAGGTGATGCTCCCGATGGCCCGGCCCGGCCTCGCCACCGTCGCGATCCTCAACTTCGTCGGACTGTGGAACCAGTTCCTGCTGCCGGTCGCACTCAATTCCGATCCGAAGAACTACGTGCTCACCCAGGGCATGGCGACCTTCGCATCACAGGCCGGATACTCCGTGGACTTCGGGGCGCTGTTCGCCGGGGTCGTCATCACGATCATCCCGGTGTTCATCGTCTACCTGATCTTCCAGCGCCAGCTGCAGGGCTCCGTGTCGCAGGGCACGAACAAATAG
- a CDS encoding DinB family protein — MPIMPDTKNWTWVLDRPCPECGFDATTVAARDVAALVRANAAAWPPVLQRADVAQRPDGSTWSALEYAAHVRDVYRIFLVRLGLMLDEYDPVFPNWDQDETATAEHYNEQDPAAVADELVGAGAALAAAFDAVPDDSWGRPGRRNDGAQFTVASFAVYLAHDPTHHLWDVRAPASDTRA; from the coding sequence ATGCCGATCATGCCTGACACCAAGAACTGGACCTGGGTGCTCGATCGACCGTGCCCGGAGTGCGGTTTCGACGCCACCACCGTCGCGGCGCGGGATGTCGCGGCGCTCGTGCGCGCAAACGCGGCAGCCTGGCCGCCGGTCCTGCAGAGAGCGGATGTCGCGCAGCGACCCGACGGCAGCACCTGGTCAGCCCTCGAATATGCCGCCCACGTGCGGGACGTGTACCGCATCTTCCTCGTGCGCCTCGGACTCATGCTCGACGAGTACGACCCGGTCTTCCCCAACTGGGATCAGGACGAGACGGCGACGGCGGAGCACTACAACGAGCAGGACCCGGCAGCGGTCGCAGACGAGCTCGTTGGGGCGGGTGCGGCGCTCGCCGCAGCCTTCGACGCGGTGCCGGACGACTCGTGGGGCCGCCCCGGCCGCCGCAACGATGGCGCGCAGTTCACGGTGGCGAGCTTCGCGGTCTACCTCGCCCATGACCCGACGCATCACCTGTGGGACGTGCGCGCACCCGCGAGTGACACGCGCGCCTGA
- a CDS encoding DUF2470 domain-containing protein, with the protein MPDSPVFPPAVVAAVLSHMNSDHADDNLLIARAFADPAAAACTMTSLDGEAGYWSYVVERTGGRHERDLRMPWAAAITERAEIRREIVSLYDQAHARLGTTPREH; encoded by the coding sequence GTGCCAGATTCCCCCGTTTTCCCGCCTGCCGTGGTCGCTGCCGTGCTCTCCCACATGAATTCCGACCATGCCGACGACAACCTGCTCATCGCGCGGGCCTTCGCCGACCCGGCCGCTGCGGCGTGCACGATGACCTCGCTCGACGGTGAGGCCGGCTACTGGAGCTATGTCGTCGAGCGGACCGGCGGCCGTCACGAAAGGGATTTGCGGATGCCGTGGGCGGCGGCCATCACGGAGCGCGCCGAGATCCGACGCGAGATCGTGTCGCTCTACGACCAGGCGCACGCTCGCCTCGGCACCACCCCTCGAGAGCACTGA
- a CDS encoding DUF4383 domain-containing protein, with protein sequence MSKSPNRLLATVFGAVYLLVGLLGFTATSGVGFFDVKGGLLLGIFEVNVFHNVAHLLIGAALLIAGLSSLRASKAVNTTIGAAYLLLGIVGLFILNSAANILAINTADNVLHFGSAVILLGVGLGADKAVRAHAAA encoded by the coding sequence ATGTCCAAGTCACCCAACCGCCTGCTCGCGACCGTCTTCGGCGCGGTCTACCTTCTCGTCGGCCTGCTCGGCTTCACGGCAACCTCGGGTGTCGGCTTCTTCGACGTCAAGGGCGGCCTTCTGCTCGGCATCTTCGAGGTCAACGTGTTCCACAACGTCGCCCACCTCCTGATCGGCGCCGCGCTGCTCATTGCCGGACTGTCGAGCCTTCGCGCGTCCAAGGCCGTCAACACCACCATCGGAGCCGCGTACCTGCTGCTCGGTATCGTCGGCCTGTTCATCCTCAACTCGGCCGCGAACATCCTCGCCATCAACACCGCGGACAACGTGCTGCACTTCGGTAGCGCCGTGATCCTGCTCGGCGTCGGGCTCGGCGCGGACAAGGCAGTTCGCGCCCACGCCGCCGCGTAG
- a CDS encoding heme oxygenase (biliverdin-producing), with amino-acid sequence MTRVIPFSQALRERTWSGHGDSEGAGFMSDLMTGKGTREDYIALVAQHFFIYEALEAAAQRMATDPVAAPFISPQLTRLPAIRLDLAFLLGEDWQQRIAPLPTTRRYVDRLNTVAASWPGGFVAHHYTRYLGDLSGGQVIRSLMQRQFGFETNGVGFYLFDQIARPKQFKETYREQLDAVDWSAEERERVIDEVLIAYRFNTELFEDLSRAKAAA; translated from the coding sequence GTGACCCGTGTCATCCCCTTTTCGCAGGCGCTCCGCGAGCGCACCTGGTCCGGTCACGGTGACAGTGAGGGGGCTGGCTTTATGTCCGACCTCATGACCGGCAAGGGCACCCGCGAGGATTACATCGCCCTGGTGGCCCAGCACTTCTTCATCTACGAGGCCCTCGAGGCAGCAGCACAGCGGATGGCGACGGATCCCGTGGCCGCGCCGTTCATCAGCCCGCAGCTCACCCGACTTCCCGCCATCCGCCTCGACCTCGCCTTCCTGCTGGGCGAAGACTGGCAGCAGCGCATCGCCCCCCTGCCGACCACACGGCGCTACGTCGATCGGCTCAACACCGTCGCGGCCAGCTGGCCCGGTGGGTTCGTGGCCCACCACTACACGCGGTACCTCGGCGACCTCTCGGGTGGGCAGGTCATCCGCAGTCTCATGCAGCGCCAATTCGGGTTCGAGACGAACGGGGTCGGGTTCTACCTCTTCGACCAGATCGCCCGGCCGAAGCAATTCAAGGAGACCTACCGCGAGCAACTGGATGCGGTGGACTGGAGCGCAGAAGAACGCGAACGGGTGATCGACGAGGTGCTCATCGCCTACCGCTTCAACACCGAGCTCTTCGAGGACCTGTCGCGCGCGAAGGCAGCCGCCTAG
- a CDS encoding ATP-dependent RecD-like DNA helicase, protein MAEFALSAEQAAVFELIENTRENIFVTGRAGTGKSTLLNHLSWNTAKQVVIAAPTGVAALNVGGQTIHSLFRLPIGVIADHAIDQVPELRKLLNTIDTLVIDEVSMVNADLVDAIDRSLRQARQKPFTAFGGVQVVLFGDPYQLAPVPGDADERAYFTDQYRSMWFFDAKVWQETELRIFELTTIHRQHEAEFKFMLNAVRHGMVTAEIAGRLNDTGARPAPTDGTITLATRNDTVNRINAAALARLPGAVKTAKADVSGEFGGRSFPADESLQLKVGARVMFLRNDSAGEGGQRWVNGTVGTVTKISSTVFVEVDGEVHEVQPAIWEKFKYTYSASTKTLKKDIVAEFTQFPLRLAWAVTIHKSQGKTYDRAIVDLGSGTFSAGQTYVALSRLTELEGLYLSRPLRPSDIRVDPDVQRFMSGASALPGIEA, encoded by the coding sequence GTGGCCGAATTCGCGCTCTCCGCCGAGCAGGCCGCCGTCTTCGAGCTCATCGAAAACACCCGCGAGAACATCTTCGTCACGGGTCGCGCGGGCACAGGGAAGTCCACGCTACTGAACCATCTGTCGTGGAACACCGCGAAGCAGGTGGTGATCGCGGCGCCCACCGGAGTGGCAGCGCTCAACGTGGGCGGGCAGACCATCCACTCGCTCTTCCGCCTGCCGATCGGGGTCATCGCCGACCACGCGATCGACCAGGTGCCCGAGTTGCGCAAGTTGCTCAACACCATCGACACGCTGGTCATCGACGAAGTCTCCATGGTCAACGCCGACCTGGTCGATGCCATCGATCGCAGCCTGCGACAGGCGCGCCAGAAGCCGTTCACCGCATTCGGGGGTGTGCAGGTGGTGCTGTTCGGTGATCCGTACCAGCTCGCCCCGGTGCCGGGGGATGCCGACGAGCGCGCCTACTTCACCGACCAGTACCGCTCGATGTGGTTCTTCGACGCGAAGGTGTGGCAGGAGACCGAGCTGCGCATCTTCGAGCTGACGACCATCCATCGCCAGCACGAGGCCGAGTTCAAGTTCATGCTCAACGCGGTGCGCCACGGCATGGTCACCGCGGAGATCGCGGGGCGCCTCAATGACACCGGCGCCCGCCCAGCGCCGACGGATGGCACGATCACCCTCGCCACCCGCAACGACACCGTCAACCGCATCAACGCTGCAGCCCTCGCCCGGCTCCCCGGGGCCGTCAAGACGGCGAAGGCCGATGTCTCTGGAGAGTTCGGCGGACGGTCGTTCCCCGCCGACGAGTCCCTTCAGCTCAAGGTGGGCGCTCGGGTGATGTTTCTGCGCAACGATTCCGCCGGTGAGGGCGGCCAGCGCTGGGTGAACGGCACGGTGGGCACCGTCACCAAGATCTCGTCGACCGTGTTCGTGGAGGTCGACGGCGAGGTGCACGAGGTGCAGCCCGCGATCTGGGAGAAGTTCAAATACACGTATTCCGCGTCGACGAAGACGCTGAAGAAAGACATCGTCGCCGAGTTCACCCAGTTTCCGCTGCGACTGGCATGGGCGGTCACCATCCACAAGTCGCAGGGCAAGACCTACGATCGCGCGATCGTGGATCTCGGATCCGGCACCTTCAGCGCCGGCCAGACCTATGTGGCGCTCAGCCGCCTCACCGAGCTCGAGGGGCTCTACCTCTCGCGGCCGCTGCGACCGAGCGACATCCGCGTCGACCCCGATGTGCAGCGTTTCATGAGTGGCGCCTCGGCGCTGCCGGGTATCGAAGCGTAG
- a CDS encoding cytochrome c oxidase assembly protein — MPRIVRIAGPALLLVVAFASLFAALAFGHAADAPRLIDPGALVRYGLPIATMLFNLGVAVTLGSLVLLCFAMSADRPEFARTLDIAAGAAGFWAIASAVTGFLTFMSFYTKPISLDANFGGVLGDFLTNKEIGQAWLASTLVAAVVTVLCFAVRNRTMLVFVTAFAAVGLVPQALQGHSADAAGHDAAVTSLGLHVVFAAIWLGGLVTIVFIRKTLEGGRIGPIISRYSTLAIICFVVVAASGYVNAALRVGTITQLLTPYGILVLVKIFALLALGLFGLGQRRFLVAKMQSSANSGNRFFWWLIAAELGFMGLASGVAAALAKTATPVSQDATLTSPAWILTQAPLPPELTFSRYFTTWNFDNLWVLLIAFLAFFYIAGVVRLHRRGDKWPVHRLVVWLAGLGLLFWVTNGGINAYEKYLFSVHMLGHMLLGMMIPVLLVPAAPITLALRAIAKRSDGSRGAREWIMLFVHSRASAVLSNPIVAAALFVVSLWVFYYTPLFSWATTDHIGHTWMIVHFLITGYLFVQALIGVDPLPYRAPYPMRLLVLLGTMAFHAFFGLSLITGTGLLLANWYGAMGRAWGVSAIADQQTGGGIAWSVGEIPTIILAITVAIMWSKSDAKDARRLDRKAERDGDAELLEYNRMLADRAGRR, encoded by the coding sequence GTGCCACGGATCGTGAGAATCGCCGGTCCAGCGCTGCTCCTGGTCGTTGCCTTCGCATCCCTGTTCGCCGCGCTGGCCTTCGGTCATGCCGCCGACGCACCCCGGCTGATCGATCCCGGAGCGCTCGTGCGCTACGGCCTGCCGATTGCCACCATGCTGTTCAACCTGGGTGTCGCCGTCACGCTCGGATCGCTCGTGCTGCTGTGTTTCGCCATGAGCGCTGACCGGCCGGAGTTCGCCCGCACGCTCGATATCGCCGCCGGTGCCGCGGGGTTCTGGGCCATCGCGTCGGCCGTGACCGGATTCCTCACCTTCATGAGCTTCTACACCAAACCGATCAGCCTTGACGCGAACTTCGGCGGGGTGCTCGGCGACTTCCTCACCAACAAGGAGATCGGCCAGGCCTGGCTAGCAAGCACCCTCGTCGCCGCCGTGGTCACCGTGCTGTGTTTCGCCGTGCGCAACCGCACGATGCTCGTCTTCGTCACCGCCTTCGCTGCCGTCGGCCTGGTTCCACAGGCCTTGCAGGGGCACTCGGCGGATGCAGCCGGTCACGACGCGGCAGTCACGTCCCTCGGTCTGCACGTGGTCTTCGCGGCGATCTGGCTCGGCGGGCTCGTGACCATCGTGTTCATCCGTAAGACCCTCGAGGGCGGACGCATCGGGCCGATCATCTCCCGCTATTCGACGCTCGCCATCATCTGCTTCGTCGTGGTCGCCGCCTCCGGCTACGTGAACGCGGCCCTGCGTGTCGGCACGATCACCCAACTGCTCACGCCCTACGGCATCCTCGTGCTCGTCAAGATCTTTGCGCTTCTCGCCCTCGGCCTCTTCGGACTCGGGCAGCGGCGGTTCCTGGTGGCGAAGATGCAGTCCTCGGCCAACAGCGGCAACCGCTTCTTCTGGTGGCTCATCGCCGCGGAACTCGGATTCATGGGACTGGCCTCCGGTGTCGCGGCCGCTCTGGCGAAGACGGCGACTCCGGTGTCGCAGGATGCCACCCTCACGAGCCCGGCCTGGATCCTGACCCAGGCTCCCCTGCCGCCAGAGCTCACCTTCTCGCGCTACTTCACCACCTGGAACTTCGACAACCTCTGGGTGCTTCTCATCGCCTTCCTCGCGTTCTTCTACATCGCCGGCGTCGTGAGGCTGCACCGCCGCGGGGACAAGTGGCCGGTGCATCGGCTCGTGGTCTGGCTCGCCGGCCTCGGCCTGCTGTTCTGGGTGACCAACGGGGGAATCAACGCCTACGAGAAGTATCTGTTCAGCGTGCACATGCTCGGGCACATGCTGCTCGGCATGATGATCCCGGTGCTGCTCGTGCCCGCCGCTCCCATCACGCTCGCCCTCCGCGCGATCGCTAAGCGCTCGGACGGCAGCCGCGGTGCGCGGGAGTGGATCATGCTGTTCGTGCATTCACGGGCATCCGCGGTGCTGTCAAACCCGATAGTGGCGGCGGCGCTGTTCGTGGTCTCGCTCTGGGTGTTCTACTACACGCCGCTGTTCAGTTGGGCGACGACGGACCACATCGGACACACCTGGATGATCGTGCACTTCCTGATCACCGGGTATCTCTTCGTGCAGGCCCTGATCGGCGTCGATCCACTCCCCTACCGGGCGCCGTACCCGATGCGTCTGCTCGTGCTGCTCGGCACGATGGCCTTCCATGCGTTCTTCGGGCTCTCACTCATCACGGGCACGGGCCTGCTGCTGGCCAACTGGTACGGGGCGATGGGCCGGGCCTGGGGTGTGAGCGCGATCGCGGATCAGCAGACCGGCGGTGGCATCGCATGGAGCGTGGGGGAGATCCCCACGATCATCCTCGCTATCACGGTGGCGATCATGTGGTCGAAGAGCGACGCGAAGGACGCGAGACGGCTCGACCGCAAGGCCGAGCGTGACGGCGACGCCGAACTGCTGGAGTACAACCGGATGCTCGCCGATCGGGCGGGCCGCCGTTAG
- a CDS encoding HU family DNA-binding protein, with protein sequence MADKSLNRTELVAAVAAESGQSQAAVNGVLDALFSTLATSVGEGTKVTIPGWLAVERTHRAARAGRNPSTGEAIQIKAGYGVKVSAGSKLKAAAK encoded by the coding sequence ATGGCTGACAAGTCACTAAACCGTACCGAGCTCGTCGCGGCAGTTGCCGCTGAGTCTGGCCAGAGCCAGGCTGCAGTGAACGGCGTCCTCGACGCCCTGTTCTCCACTCTCGCCACTTCGGTCGGCGAAGGCACCAAGGTCACAATCCCGGGCTGGCTCGCGGTCGAGCGCACCCACCGTGCCGCTCGTGCCGGTCGCAACCCGTCCACGGGTGAGGCCATCCAGATCAAGGCGGGCTACGGCGTGAAGGTCAGCGCCGGAAGCAAGCTCAAGGCCGCTGCAAAGTAG
- the rpsN gene encoding 30S ribosomal protein S14, whose translation MAKKSKIAANEQRKIVVARYATKRLELKKALVDPASSDAEREAARLGLQKLPRDASPVRVRGRDAIDGRPRGFLSQFGVSRVRFRDMAHRGELPGITKSSW comes from the coding sequence ATGGCGAAGAAGAGCAAGATCGCTGCCAACGAGCAGCGCAAGATCGTGGTCGCGCGCTATGCGACCAAGCGACTCGAGCTGAAGAAGGCTCTCGTCGACCCCGCATCCTCCGATGCAGAGCGCGAAGCCGCTCGGCTCGGACTGCAGAAGCTTCCGCGCGACGCCTCCCCGGTGCGCGTGCGCGGTCGTGACGCCATCGATGGTCGTCCGCGTGGTTTCCTCAGCCAGTTCGGGGTCTCCCGTGTGCGTTTCCGCGATATGGCTCACCGGGGCGAATTGCCCGGTATTACCAAGTCAAGCTGGTAA
- the rpmG gene encoding 50S ribosomal protein L33, whose protein sequence is MAKQQDVRPIIKLRSTAGTGYTYVTKKNRRNDPDRLVLKKYDPVVRKHVEFREER, encoded by the coding sequence ATGGCAAAGCAGCAGGACGTCCGTCCGATCATCAAGCTCCGTTCCACCGCCGGCACCGGTTACACCTACGTGACCAAGAAGAACCGCCGCAACGACCCCGACCGCCTCGTGCTGAAGAAGTACGACCCGGTAGTCCGCAAGCACGTCGAATTCCGCGAGGAGCGCTAA
- the rpmB gene encoding 50S ribosomal protein L28, translated as MAAVCQVTGAVPGFGHNISHSHRRTKRRFDPNVQKKTYYVPSLKRSVTLTLSAKGIKVIDARGIESVVKDILGRGVKI; from the coding sequence ATGGCCGCAGTGTGCCAGGTGACTGGAGCCGTTCCCGGCTTCGGACACAACATTTCGCACTCGCACCGTCGGACGAAGCGTCGCTTCGACCCGAACGTGCAGAAGAAGACGTACTACGTTCCGTCGCTCAAGCGCAGCGTCACGCTGACGCTCAGCGCCAAGGGCATCAAGGTCATTGACGCTCGTGGCATCGAATCAGTGGTCAAGGACATCCTGGGCCGTGGGGTGAAGATTTAA